TTGTTCCTGTCATTTCCTATATGCGTTCATACAACCATGGATGGATTTATTATATCTCTCTCCCTCTAAATCTGCTTGTTCTCGTTTTTGTTACCAATCTCTGGATATCAAAGTCGGTTTCTTTTGATTGTTTGAAATTCCCATCTGCAGATATTCATGGGTGTGATTGATATCTACAGCACTGCCTCTATCTGTTTGATTAAATCCAACAACATTCTTCACCAATTTTTGGTGCCTCGAAGACCCAATTTCTCTTTCGAAGTGAATAATGAAAGAAAGGTCATTGCCATGGCCTCCACTCTACCTGCTCAACAGAAGTTGACTGGCGACTCGTTTATCCGTTCACATTTGAGAAAATTGTCCCCTTATCAACCTATTTTACCTTTTGAGGTAATTTAGACCGACCTGTTTGAGTTTGTTATTTGTTTTCATAAGTGGAATTGATTCTTATGATACTTTAAAAatatttgttatatatatatacaagtagTTCAGTTAAGTTGGCACCATCTCtagtgtttattttattttgttcaaaATTATATTCCTGGGGTGTGTGATAGCTCCAAAATCATGTGGAGTGCAGTAGGCCTTCATATTCTATATATTGCCATATGTTTTTATATGGACATATTGTTTGTTTGGGAGATCATAAGATCATTTACTTGATAATTTTGTCTGTTTATATAATGCTGATAATCGTTAATTGTTTAAGTAATTTGAGAAAATTATGTTAACAATGTGGCATATATTAGTTAGTAAATTCCTGCTGGTGCTGACGTTAGTTAAAACATTGTCTATAATGTTTAATGACATTTGAAGTTGATTTGCCCATTTGAGAACTTCTCTTCAATTCAGTTATAATGGATCTGTTAGCTATAGGTGATATGCTTGATTGTTTTTGTGACAACGAAGTTTCTGGTTACCTACtagccatttggagaaataggATATAATCAGTAGTTAGCTCTATGCCAGTTCAAAACTCTGGTATGAGCTTTGAGTGCATAATCTATTTAGTTTCTTCCTTGTTGGTTTATAATCTCTGTTTCTTCTTGGATCCAAATGGTTTTCTGTATGATAATTTTGAGATGAAGTTTCTAGTAAAAAGAATATGTTAATTTGATCAGCTACAGGTTACGTGGTTGCTATAGATTTTTGTATAATGAACATTTATTCCAATTGATAATGTAATATTCATTGAAGCTTTTTATCTTCCTTGCTGCAGGTTTTGTCAGCTAATCTTGGCAGGAAGCCTGAGGATATTGTTAAATTAGATGCAAATGAGAACCCTTATGGACCACCTCCAGAGGCAAGTCATAAAGCCTTTATATGCAGTAAAGTGTGAAATTTTAATTGggaatttttattttgttatgcAGAATAAATAAATGTCAAAGACACGCTATTTTAATGACAgacatctcttttttttttttttttttttccctctgacAACAATTTCAAATTGTTTGTAGGTGTTTGAAGCTTTGGGGTCTTTGAAATTTCCTTACATATACCCCGATCCTCAAAGTCGGCGATTACGTGAGGTTCTTGCCGAAGATTCTGGCCTTGAATCCAATCACATTCTTGTGGGATGTGGTGCTGATGAGCTCATTGACCTAATTATGCGGTAAAATATGGGAGACCATATGTAACAGTTTGTAGTATCTGCCTAACTTAAACAACAATCAGCAATTTCTAACCGTTATTTGTTTGCACTGGTGCTTCATATGTTTGGCAGATGTACATTGGATCCTGGTGATAAGATTGTGGACTGTCCTCCAACCTTTACAATGTATCAATTTGATGCTGCAGTTAATGGTGCAGAGGTTATCAAGGGTAAAAAAGACATTTTTAGCACAGTAATGCTTACTATTTTTAGGACATTCTCTAAGAATTCTCCTACatcattgattttttttattgaaacTTAGATTTTCTGGGTTTGTCACTGATATTTCATACCTTAAAGAAACTGGAGTTTATgcctttcattttttttcattcTTATATTTGTTAGATAAGGCTATTAATATTTCATCTTTACTTCAGTTCTGAGGAAGCCAGACTTTAGCTTGAATGTTAAGCTTATTGTTGATGCTGTTCAACTGGAGAACCCCAAATGCATTTTCTTAACTTCACCAAATAACCCTGATGGGAGGTGAGTTCTGGTTATTTCTCTTCATAGTGCATTTTGTATCTTTTATAGCATGACAAATTGAGGTCTCTGGTTTGTCCCTTTGCATTATAGGTTTATGGATGGGGTTGTAACTCTAACTTCTGGCTTTACTTTATATAAGATATTCCTGTTGTCCATGCGGAGGATTAAATTAATGTGGATTACTGAGATTTCAAAGCTCAAAAGAAACTTGTCTTATAAAATAAACTTTAAAGAAATGTTGCTGACTTGGTTGTTGGTGCTTTACATCATTATAGTGACtccagaaaagaaaaaggaaaagagaaaaaaaaaaagaaagtgtcTAAGGATAATTCACTGTTCTAGACAATCACGTCAGTATTTTCTTTTTTCATGGAAGATGTTCAATTTCCATCCATTCATGGAACCAAGTGACACTAAAggtttttttttaactttaatgTGGTTAAGTTGCCTATTGTATCTCCAAAATTTTCAAGCATAGAATCCTGGATCAGTACACCATTGTGTTGTGACATTCTAGATTTGagtcttattttttttaatttgcatgATACTTATTGTTTGGCAGTATAATCAGTGATGAAGATCTATTGAAAATCCTTGACCTCCCAATCTTGGTAGTGTTGGATGAAGCATACATTGAATTTTCAGGACTGGAATCTCGGATGAAATGGGTGAAGAAGCATGACAATTTGATTGTTCTACGGACATTTAGCAAGAGAGCCGGTATGTCTATTCTGTCATGGTTCCAACAGCTCCATGTTATATTATTGTGATTTATCTATACAACACTGCTGATACCATTGAACTCATTTTTGAATGATACAAAATGGAGGTGACAAAATTTGAATTTGCAATCTTATTTTTGTTGGCTTGCTTTCTATAGCAGGCTTAACATTCCTACAAACTCCGCTAAGATGGAAGTGAATTAATCTTAAATCACAAACCTGGACACTTGACTTTTGCAGGTTAATTTATCATGTTAAATTGGAGTGGATTACTTTTCTCATCTTATTTTCTAGTGTAATGGATGGACTCGCACTTAGTTGGGGAAGAAAAAGGTTAATACAAGTGCTTGTATATTTGGATGTAAACACGTGCTCAGCCTGTGCTTTGCTTTGGGGTCTATTGTAATGCCATCTTTGTGAGACCTCATACTTTTGTGTCCATTTATCTACTGGCTTATTTAGCTGCTGCCATAACATCTATGAtagatcttcaattttcggctggAAAACTTGTTAATGTTTCTCTGGAAGTGAACACCTTGAATTGCAAATAAGCTATAGTAGCCTAGATCCATTAGATTAGTCTTGTTTAAAGTTTGATCCTCCCCCCCTtttcaaccaaaaaaaaaaataaactgtttctttatttattatgttatttGTTTTTGGGATTGTGGTATTGGAGGTGTGGTCTAAAATCATTAAAACAACATGGCAGGTTTAGCTGGACTCCGAGTTGGATACGGAGCATTTCCTTTGAGCATCATTGAGTACCTTTGGAGAGCTAAGCAACCTTATAATGTTTCTGTTGCTGCTGAAGTTTCTGCATGTGCAGCATTGCAGAATCCCACGTACCTGGAGGTTGGATTTCTTTAAAATTCCAGGCTTTATCTGATGATCCTTATCTTACGTAATGTGTAATGCCTTAAAACACAATATCTAATACATCTACAGAAGGTGAAAAATGCATTGGTACAAGAGCGGGATAGGCTTTACAAGCTTTTGTCAGACGTGCCATTTctcaatccatttccaagctatTCTAATTTCATTCTTTGCGAGGTTAAATCTGGAAGAGATGCTAAGAAGCTTAAGGTGCATATATTTTCCTGCATTGATGCTGAAATATCATTTCTTTTTTGTTGCTACTTAGAGAAACTTGGAACTCTTTAACTACCTTAGTAAATATAATTGTTGATTATAGACTTGTGAAaattttatggtgaaaaattGAGTGTACTGTAGGATGATCTTGCAAGTTTGGGTATAATGGTTCGACACTACAACCACAAAGAACTGAAGGGTTATATTCGCGTATCGGTTGGGAAGCCTGAACAAACAGATGCCTTGATGCAAGGCCTCAAGAGGATTTCATGATTCATTTCCTATTCTAGGTAGGAACTGCTAGGAAGCCTCAAGTACAAGGATTCAATTCTTGTTCTTTTTATATTCAGAACCCCTCCAACCCATAAGTGTATTTCTAACATTTCTCATCTAATCGTTTCTAAGAGCTAGTCATTTCTCTTTCTATGTACTGGATCAAGAATGCTATTTCTATGTGTATATTGCAGGTTCCAACCTTTGACCTCACAGAACATTGCACAAGGCGGAGTCTTAAATCCTGAATCTCAATGTGAATGATTAGAGAGGTGAAGAATGGGATGAGTTGGAATTGATTTCGGGTTATTTCGGGTGTCTGATTATTttgaatttcattattttttcgaATGGTTTTGAATCGAGTCATTTCGGATTGCAGGTTGATTTAAGTTATATAAATGTGATTGAATTGTAATTAAGTGAAGCAAATCCTAATTTTGTTTATTTATCATATTTGTGGAATGGACTACAAATATGTATATCAGCCTCACCAAAGCAGAAGAGGCAAACCACTGACACAAACCCATAAGAGTATGATCATATATATAATTATCAACCTCAATCTCAAAGCAAAAGTAATTAAATACTAATGGAAATGATCTTCAGAGgcttaattaattacttaaaagATTCCATGACAGCCCAGATGCCGCGAGCAACACAAGCAACATGAAAGTTGgagaatccggcagccatggtcaAGGCCTCAAATTCTTTAGTAGTTCTCTCTTTCCCTGCAGGCTGCATCAGCATTGTATTATCAAGTCTTGAAACGTATTGAGAGGCCTTGCTTGTCTCTGGTGCTTCTGGcagtattgcattcataattataAGTTTCCCTTTATTTGGTAGTGCTTGATATATATTCTtcaacacttttatcacattttcaTCACTCCAATTGTGACATGTATCCTGCCAAAGCCACATATAACATTAAGCAATGATCATCTTGATTTAATAATGCTGGTTGCGAATATTATAAACTCAATCTTatataaaaatcaatttaataattattaaatttaatattatcattGCCCCATAAATATATGCTTACTTCTATTTTTAcattaattaagaaaatatagttaatataattaaagtaatcaaatttttcttttttctaataTATCCTTCACTCGAATTTCTCTAAGTAGCTAAAAACTTGCGCTATgcacaaatttaattaaaattaatttttcatatttaatttaaatttaatatttattttttattaaaattatttctaatatttttttatataatttggtTATTAAAACCTATAGCATATAACTATAACACcctcattttaatattttatttttaatatttatatgtctaatttaaattttcaatataattatattttttatcacTTTTTGTAATCCATTttctatgaaaattaaattagttaacatataaataattaaaataaaaccttactcataaaaataaataaatgtaaaaaattaaaaaaagtataAAAGTGTCATAATGATGATCAGtagataaataataaaaacaaattaaaaaataaacttgACCTACTTTATATAGATAGATTAAatcataaattaatataattaattaaagataaattaaaacATTAATATAAGGAAGAACTAATAATTAGCGAGTCAATTTCTTTTTAGGAAATGTCACATGATAGCTTTTGGGAAAATATGACATACTTTATATagataaataagataaattaaaacattaatataatatcattaaaggaaaaaaaaaacttaataattAACGAGGTACGCTCTCTTTAAGAAGTGTCACATAACAGTTTTTAAGAAAAACTGATCTGCTTTGTATATGTATAGATAGATTGAAAGTTGACCTGctttatatacatatatagatAGATTTAAAATTAACTCatgttattaaaatattttttaaattaataaattttattttttcaattaataTTAAATAGACATATTAGTAAGTTAACAAATAAACttctattttaaaaataaaagtgaTTTATAATTTAGGATAAATAAAAAAGGAATGTAATACTATCTTTTCAGCTGGagtgagtatatatatatatacacacacaattgtcaaattatttttattcgcatataaaatcaaatttatattaaatgtaattaataataaaatcaattttttttaaaaatttatgagaTTAAAGTTCAATTCTCTTTTAGTTTTCATAATTTTCAATATAATGTGGCTGCAAAAAGCTCGAGTTCATATAAAAATAAGCTCATCAAtcgttaaattagattaaatatttgtatataaatttatatactcTACGTACACACTTTATTTAATTAACCTGCACACATTTTAAtataaatgtaaatatttattctAGCAGTCGTTAAACTTTTTCATGTGAGCTTTGGCTTATATtagatttttaatatattaaatgttTAGATAAGTTCTGTCAAGCCAATGAAAAAAGAGGCAAAATTAAAaagcaatttaaattttaaatattaagaaaatatagcaaATTGTCTTTTTATTATGTGATTTTTTTTTGTTGACTTTGTGTAGTATATTTTgtatatacaaataaaataaaataaaataaaataaaataaaataaaataaaagaagaagTGACCTTGATCATAATTGCGTCTCCTTGTGGAACACTTGTTAGCATATTCCCTCCAACATGTTGAATACCTGAGTTAATACTAAAAGTTATCTTGTTGAAGCAAACCAACATTATAATAAAGAATAACATCATATATAATTAACAAGTCAAAGGTAGAAAATTTCTAAAATTGATTGGTGAGTGGTGACTAATTCACTATTCCATAAGAAATTAAAGGCTTCTTTATCTATGAAAAATTaggataatttaaaaaattaagaaaattagaaaatattattttatatttatatataatgttATATTTAATAGCAAAAAATTTTACTACTAGAAGTATATAATTTGCTGCTATAGGTTTAGGTTtataacaataatatataaattactatatATTACTGTTAAAAAATTATGATtgtataatattttacaataagatTGTGgttacttaaaaaaattattggcaATAAGCTGGTAAAAGTTTATCaataataagaataataataatacataacAATTGCTATTATATTTTTATAGGTATTATTAGTAATAAttgttatttaattatataaaaaaattgatattGTAGTAAAATTTTTTACCATGTGAAATgtgttaattttttaaaatttaattatgtaaaagtatttttataatttttcttatattatataaaaatgaaaGTTGAAAAACAAACAGGTcctaataaatttattttgatcTGATATTTCTTAGTAGCAGATGCTTATTCCTGTATTGGAAGTTGATTATTGGTTTCTTGAAATGCGGAGTTCAatttatgagaaaaaaaaaatcagttgaattgttgtttaattttaaaattttaaaaataataattttttaaaataaaattaaggggaaaaaggaaaaaaaaaattaataaaatgatgaatATGTAAGTTACCAGGATAAGGTGGAGCAGTCTGTACAACATGAGGAAGATCAAAGTTGACGGCTTTAATGAAAGGGTACTTAGAGATGATCATATTAAGGACTCTGCCATTACCACCACCAACATCAACCAGTGAAGTAACACCTTCAAATCCTTTATATATGTCTAAAATTGCATTCATGATGATGGTAGAGACACCAGCCATTGCCTCGTTGAAAATCTTGTTAAATGCAGGATCTTGATTCATGTACTCAAATATTGACATCCCATGAACTTTCTTGAACATACTCCCACCTTCAAGAATCGCATCCTTCATATGCAACCTAAAAAGAAAATCCCAAGAATTAAATCATGTCACAGAACAACTCATCTAGAAGATCAAGAACGCTACCAGACGTCTACGGCGATTCTGTGATGAGAAAGAGCCGATAAGGGAGCGAGGGTgccttgttcttcactgttgggAAGAAAGAATTTGCAGGCTGCAGTTAACCCATAAAGCCTCTCAACTCTACCATCTTGGAGGGGTCGGAGAGAGTGAGAGAGGAGAGAATGAGAGGCGAAGAGACGCAGCATGCGATCGAGCATGGAAGGAGCTTCAGGGTTGTGTGTAGGAAGGTGACAAGCAATCTCAGAGGCTGAAAGATAAGCACCTGGGCCAGCTTTGGCTATGATTGCGAAGAGATCAAGCTCTATGGCTGCACGAAACACCATAGGGAAGATGTGAGAACTGCAGAATAACATAGCATTGAGacatgcttcttcttcttcttcgtatCTTTGCCTTTCAATGGAGCCCATTCTCTGGTCTATCAACTTCTATTCCAATGTTCACTTCTCCAGTTACTTGGTTCGTTTAAAATGCTGAAGCCAAATGCATCCTTTTAAAGTCAAATGTTCATAACAGACAGATGCATATGTCATCTAGTGGGGAATTATCTGTTGGCTTAATCTTCTTTAGTTTAACATGCCTAAATTAAAAGTCATCAAAGGACAAGGTAATTTTACAAGTGGTCCCTTGACTTTTACAAGTATACACTTTTATCCCTCATTTTCATTTTGTTACCAAAAACCTCTTAATTTCCAAAATATTACCCTAAAATCTCTCTCACCATAATCTATTTAGATTTTCAGTAAGACACTTATATAGCAATTACATgtgttaaataataaaataaaataaaagaaaatgtcaCATAAGAATGGACCAATGAGAGATATTGTAAGTAAATGGAGATGAGTAAcgacaaaggaaaaaaaaaatctaatttataATAAGAAACTGTGACTGACGAGCTATAATGGTAATTTTttcttatttcattttattttttgataagtGTCTTGTTAAAAAATTGGCCAGATTTTAGCATCagagattttattttaatattttcaaactttaagaattttttagtaataaaataaaGATTAGGGATGAAAGTGAAATGAACTTAAAATTGAGGGAcaattaacaaaaataattaatttaataatatatatatatatatatatatatatatatatatattaaaatgtaACATGGAATTAGATGTGCTCGCTCCCATGTTATTTTACTAGGATTCTGTTTGATGTgatcaaattgaaataaaaaagtgTTATATGTGTAATATCATTTGATTGATTCCAATAATCCATCAAAATTGCGAGCCACCCACAAAGTTGACGAAAATTACAAACAAAAAACCAATGAAATATTGCCAACTAGTCCaggctttatttatttatttattagttttCCACTTTTTATTTGCCTATTCATCCCTTGTGTCCAAGAAGACCAAACCAGTTGTCTCGACTTTCAGTAGTACGCAACGCAAATAGTATTTTCCTTTGTATTCTATCCACCCTTCGCACACACAGACACACATTAATAgcttataattaattttcttcctctagtttatatattattttattaatcacAAAACGTATacatatatcatttattttatttttaatatttataattagatGGTTTTTAAACTAGTTTTAGATATAGACTggttagagtttttttttttaatttaaatttgaaattttacaattttaaaaataCTTCAGTACTAGATACACAAAAAGTATATCAAATCTAACTCAATTGCAAATAGCTAGCTCAAGGGAGAGAATTGTCCATGTTTGT
This is a stretch of genomic DNA from Hevea brasiliensis isolate MT/VB/25A 57/8 chromosome 12, ASM3005281v1, whole genome shotgun sequence. It encodes these proteins:
- the LOC110646401 gene encoding histidinol-phosphate aminotransferase, chloroplastic; translated protein: MGVIDIYSTASICLIKSNNILHQFLVPRRPNFSFEVNNERKVIAMASTLPAQQKLTGDSFIRSHLRKLSPYQPILPFEVLSANLGRKPEDIVKLDANENPYGPPPEVFEALGSLKFPYIYPDPQSRRLREVLAEDSGLESNHILVGCGADELIDLIMRCTLDPGDKIVDCPPTFTMYQFDAAVNGAEVIKVLRKPDFSLNVKLIVDAVQLENPKCIFLTSPNNPDGSIISDEDLLKILDLPILVVLDEAYIEFSGLESRMKWVKKHDNLIVLRTFSKRAGLAGLRVGYGAFPLSIIEYLWRAKQPYNVSVAAEVSACAALQNPTYLEKVKNALVQERDRLYKLLSDVPFLNPFPSYSNFILCEVKSGRDAKKLKDDLASLGIMVRHYNHKELKGYIRVSVGKPEQTDALMQGLKRIS
- the LOC110646402 gene encoding caffeic acid 3-O-methyltransferase-like is translated as MGSIERQRYEEEEEACLNAMLFCSSHIFPMVFRAAIELDLFAIIAKAGPGAYLSASEIACHLPTHNPEAPSMLDRMLRLFASHSLLSHSLRPLQDGRVERLYGLTAACKFFLPNSEEQGTLAPLSALSHHRIAVDVWLHMKDAILEGGSMFKKVHGMSIFEYMNQDPAFNKIFNEAMAGVSTIIMNAILDIYKGFEGVTSLVDVGGGNGRVLNMIISKYPFIKAVNFDLPHVVQTAPPYPGIQHVGGNMLTSVPQGDAIMIKDTCHNWSDENVIKVLKNIYQALPNKGKLIIMNAILPEAPETSKASQYVSRLDNTMLMQPAGKERTTKEFEALTMAAGFSNFHVACVARGIWAVMESFK